The DNA region CATGCGGCCGACCCTCGTCGAGCAGGCGGCGGCGGAGACGCGTCGTCGTGCGAGCGTGGCTGCACGCGACGCCGCTGCCGACGTCTCACTCCCAGCGGCGGCGACGTCGCTGCTGTTCGACCTCGACGGCGTTCGGTCGTTCGAGGGCTTGCTGACGCTCTTGCCAACCGTCCACAGTGCGGCATCGGGCGGTGTAGAGCTGGCTGTTTCTGGCAGCGAAGTGATCGCTGTCGGGCTCGACGATGGCTGGACGACGGACATCGGCATCGAGGCGACGGCCGCTCGATGGATCGATGGTGACGCGATCACCTTCGGACCGGCCGGGCTCGTGAGCGTCGACGGAGAGACCGGGGCGGTCCAGTGGAACTTGCACGAGCCCGCCGACGCGTCGGCCGTTTCTGGCGATGACGTCGTGCGATACCGCGACGGTCAGCTCACCAGTGTCACGCCCGATGGCACGCTGCGATGGTCCGTTGCAACGTCCGCACAAGACAATATCCGACTGCGTGCATCTCGCGATGTCGTGGTGGTCCAGAGTGATCGGCCAGAAGCTGACAACGGTTGGAGCCTTGCGATTCACGACGCAGCGACTGGGCGATTGCTTATGTCGCGCGCCGGGCCTTCGGGCGAAGTTGGGTCTGGCGAAGCCCGCAAGTTGATCGACGCCCTGCCGCTGCACGGCGGCCGGGTGGCAGTGGTGTACGACGACCGCATCGCCCTGCTCGATCCTGCGACCCAGACACCGCTTGCAGGCGGTGTGGACGTGATCATCGACGAAACGTTGACCCGTCTAGCCCGATTGGAGCAAGAGGCGCGTCGCAACGCTGCGGCGGCTGCCGGGCCGTTCGAGGCGGCAGCGCCGGGCGGCCGGTTCGACGTCTGGCTCGGAAGGCCGCAGTTCCCGCGCGTCGTCGAGGCTGGCGGGCGACTGCTCGTCATGGCCGACCTTCGCGCGGCGTCGAGGCGCGACGGCATCGCGATCGACCTCGCGACCGGCGACACGCTCACCGTCAACGATCCGGCGCGTGGCCAGCCAGTGCCGGTGCTGCTCCGTGGCGCTTCCGCCCAGACGCCCTTCGACCTTGACGACTTCCCGCCCGACGCCCGTGACCGAGCGCGCGCCGCCATGGCTAACGACGTCGCGGACGAGCGGCCCAAACACCCGGCAGGCGGATCGTTCCTCGTCGAAGGCCGACGCGTCTACACACTCGGCGAGCGAGGTGTCGAGGCGTACGACCTCGACGCACCCGGCGGCGACGTTGGCCCGCACTGGACTCGTCCCGACGACGTGTACGCCCGAGCGCTCGACCCAGCCACCGCCATCGGCGGCGTCTTGGGACGGGAGCACGCCTTCCTCATCGATCGAGCCGAAGGCACGACGACGTCACGGCTCGTCACCTTCTCGCGTCGACTCGTGCCAGAAAAGGGCTACGAGTCAGGCTTGCCACGCGGGACGATCGACCTCGCTGCCGAGCCGTTCAACCTTCGCGGCGACCTGACTGTTCGCCCAATTGCTGGCGGGTTGGTCCTCGGCGACGCGTTCGGACGCGTCATCGTTCTGCCGGCTGCCGAGTGAACTCCGCCAGCTGCTCGACGGCCTTCGACCACGAGTAGTCGGTGGCGATCCGCTGGCGACCACGCTCGCCCATCTCCGTGAGTTCGTCCCTCGATCGACGCAGCGCATTAGCGAGTGACTCGTCGACGGCACGCTGTGTCGGCTCGACGCACCAGCCAGCCTGTGCGTCGTTCAACCAACGCCACGGCGTGTTGGTGGTCGTCACGACCGGCACGCCGGCTGCAAGCGATTCGCCGACGACCACGCCGAAGTTTTCCCAGTCGGTCGGCAACACGAACAGCTCGATCGCAGCCAGAAAGTCGACTTTCGCGTCATGCACCTGCGGCCCGAGGATCGTCACCCGGCCGCCGAGCCCGAGTTGTTCGATCTCCCGTTCAAGCTCTGCCTGATGCCCGCGTTGGTCGTGCCCGGCGATGACGAGATGCCAGTCGTCGGACGACTGGTTCGCCCACGACCTGACGAGCTTGAGTAAGCCCTTCTTGCGATCGAAATAGCCCAGAAATCCGCAGAGTCTTCGGCCTGCTAGCTCAGGATGAGCGACACGCCACCGATCGGCATCTCCCCTCGGCAGTGGCCGAACGCCGGGCGGAACAACTGCTGCGGGCTGGTCGAGGCCGTAGTCGCGACAGAAACCAAGCTCCTGCTCGCACGTCACGTGCAGTCGATCCACTGCGGCGAGATTCGGCCGATCGAGGGTGTGGTAGAGCAGGCGTTTCTTGAATCGGTTGCGATTCAGCAGCCACGGATACAAACCGCCGTGCGTGGCGAGCATCAGTGGCCTGCCGTGTTTCTGTGCCGCACGACGGACTGGTGAGAGCGTCCACATCCGAAGGCCGCCGTGGGCATGAATGAGGTCCGACCTGGCGGCCAGTCGATCCAAGCGTGCGGCAAGGTCGGGGCTGTATCCCAGTGCCGGCAGAGGCGTCTTGGTCTCGGTTGCCACCTCGAGGTGGACGCCGTCGTGTTCGCGTAGCGACTGGGCGTCTGTGCCGAGGTGATCGCAGTCGAGCCCGACCACGGCGACGCGTTGGCCTGCCTCTGCCTGCGCGAGGGCGAGGTCGTTGACGAAATGCCAAACCCCGCCGCCACACCGGCCGAGGCGTGGCGTGACGTGCAGGACGTCGAAGTGGGTTTCGTCTTCGCCGGCGGGCACGTCGGTGGCACGCTACGGGCGGTTTCGATTGCGGACAGAGCGAGTCGGCTCGTTCCGTTGCGTCGGCGTGCCGCTCTAGTGTGGGCTGTGGCAGAGGCTCGTGTCGATTGGAATGCACTTCACGGCAGTGCGTTTGCAGGAAAACGATGCCTCGTCACCGGCGGACTCGGCTTCATCGGCGGGCATCTAACGGAGGCTCTTGCAGGACTGGGCGCAACGGTCGTAATCCTCGACAACGCAAGTGGCGGAAACCGCTGGCCATACTGCAGCGGCGACGTGTGCGTCCACGAGGATGACATTGTCGATCCCTACGCCTGCGAGATTGCGGCTGATCAGTGCGATGTCGCGTTTCATCTTGCGGCCAAGGTCAGCGTCCCTGCCAGCGTCAATGACCCAATCGCCTATCACACGGCCGATGCGAGCGGCACGCTCAATGTTCTAGATGCTTGCAAGCGGATGGGTGTATCGCGCGTCGTCTATTCCGCCAGCAGCAGCGCGTACGGCGACTCGCAGACCCTGCCGAAGGTTGAGTCGATGCCATCCATGCCCATGAGCCCCTACGCCGCTGCGAAGCTGGCGGGCGAGGGCTACTGCCGGGCGTACGCCGCGTGTTACGAGATCGACGTGGTCTCGCTTCGCTACTTCAACGTCTTCGGCCCACGTCAGAACGCCAACAGCGCCTACGCCGGGGTCATCGCCGCCTTTGCGCGGGACCTCGTCGCCGGCAAACGTCCGACCATCTTCGGCGACGGCTCGGCCAGTCGAGACTTCACGCACGTCGACAATGTCGTTCATGCCAA from Planctomycetota bacterium includes:
- a CDS encoding NAD-dependent epimerase/dehydratase family protein produces the protein MAEARVDWNALHGSAFAGKRCLVTGGLGFIGGHLTEALAGLGATVVILDNASGGNRWPYCSGDVCVHEDDIVDPYACEIAADQCDVAFHLAAKVSVPASVNDPIAYHTADASGTLNVLDACKRMGVSRVVYSASSSAYGDSQTLPKVESMPSMPMSPYAAAKLAGEGYCRAYAACYEIDVVSLRYFNVFGPRQNANSAYAGVIAAFARDLVAGKRPTIFGDGSASRDFTHVDNVVHANLLAARHATRLGGDVFNVGTGQRVTVSELARKMASVLDRDDLEPRFQPPRTGDVPHSQAGLDKPTAVLGYEPIVSFERGLKETVAWYRAQAAA
- a CDS encoding glycosyltransferase, which gives rise to MPAGEDETHFDVLHVTPRLGRCGGGVWHFVNDLALAQAEAGQRVAVVGLDCDHLGTDAQSLREHDGVHLEVATETKTPLPALGYSPDLAARLDRLAARSDLIHAHGGLRMWTLSPVRRAAQKHGRPLMLATHGGLYPWLLNRNRFKKRLLYHTLDRPNLAAVDRLHVTCEQELGFCRDYGLDQPAAVVPPGVRPLPRGDADRWRVAHPELAGRRLCGFLGYFDRKKGLLKLVRSWANQSSDDWHLVIAGHDQRGHQAELEREIEQLGLGGRVTILGPQVHDAKVDFLAAIELFVLPTDWENFGVVVGESLAAGVPVVTTTNTPWRWLNDAQAGWCVEPTQRAVDESLANALRRSRDELTEMGERGRQRIATDYSWSKAVEQLAEFTRQPAER